The following proteins come from a genomic window of Populus nigra chromosome 6, ddPopNigr1.1, whole genome shotgun sequence:
- the LOC133697411 gene encoding cyclin-T1-4-like isoform X2, which yields MSFARNYRSQGGTCHDDRWTSFNGNNFNHRNRNVNVNRSSNYNYIWNHSNFRDFSSGKFRDHVNGYANPPTVAPAFKRRKFSVDTWGECGGRHYPQYNAYECADQSTYNSSAPLITRSNAEVSTSTSMSCKRDRSKLEEDEPVFLSKDEIERYSPSRKDGIDALRETHLRYSYCAFLQNLGLRLELPQTTIGTAMVLCHRFFVRRSHACHDRFLIAVAALFLAAKSEETPCPLNNVVRASCEIFHKQDITFLSYLLPFDWFEQYRERVIEAEQMILTTLNFELNVQHPYGPLTSVLNKLGLSQTVLVNLALNLVSEGVYTRLTCSPV from the exons ATGTCTTTTGCACGGAATTATCGTTCACAAGGAGGAACATGCCATGATGATCGGTGGACCTCTTTCAATGGAAACAATTTCAACCATAGAAACAGGAACGTGAATGTGAATAGGAGCAGCAACTACAACTACATCTGGAATCATAGCAATTTCCGTGATTTCTCCTCGGGGAAATTCAGGGACCATGTCAATGGTTATGCTAACCCTCCTACTGTTGCACCAGCttttaaaaggagaaaatttAGTGTGGATACTTGGGGAGAGTGTGGTGGGAGACACTACCCTCAGTACAATGCATATGAATGCGCTGATCAATCAACTTACAATAGTTCAGCCCCTCTGATCACAAGATCCAATGCTGAGGTCTCTACATCTACATCTATGAGTTGCAAACGTGACCGCTCAAAACTGGAAGAAGATGAGCCAGTATTTTTGTCAAAGGATGAGATTGAGAGATACTCCCCATCAAGAAAAGATGGAATTGATGCACTACGTGAAACACATCTGCGGTATTCTTATTGTGCCTTCCTTCAGAATCTTGGGCTGCGGCTGGAGTT GCCACAAACTACTATTGGCACCGCCATGGTTTTGTGCCACCGGTTTTTTGTTCGGCGATCACATGCTTGCCATGATAGATTT TTAATTGCCGTTGCTGCACTTTTTCTTGCTGCAAAGTCTGAGGAGACACCTTGTCCTTTGAACAATGTAGTGAGAGCCTCTTGTGAGATTTTCCACAAGCAGGATATTACTTTCTTGTCGTACCTGCTCCCTTTT GATTGGTTTGAACAGTACCGAGAGCGAGTGATTGAGGCTGAGCAAATGATTCTGACTACACTCAATTTTGAACTCAATGTGCAGCATCCATATGGTCCCCTTACATCTGTCCTCAACAAATTAGGTCTTTCACAAACTGTGTTGGTGAATCTGGCGCTAAACTTGGTCAGTGAAGG GGTCTACACAAGATTAACGTGCTCACCTGTATGA
- the LOC133697411 gene encoding cyclin-T1-4-like isoform X1, which yields MSFARNYRSQGGTCHDDRWTSFNGNNFNHRNRNVNVNRSSNYNYIWNHSNFRDFSSGKFRDHVNGYANPPTVAPAFKRRKFSVDTWGECGGRHYPQYNAYECADQSTYNSSAPLITRSNAEVSTSTSMSCKRDRSKLEEDEPVFLSKDEIERYSPSRKDGIDALRETHLRYSYCAFLQNLGLRLELPQTTIGTAMVLCHRFFVRRSHACHDRFLIAVAALFLAAKSEETPCPLNNVVRASCEIFHKQDITFLSYLLPFDWFEQYRERVIEAEQMILTTLNFELNVQHPYGPLTSVLNKLGLSQTVLVNLALNLVSEGKQFDLDYLLVNILYLDFLTLVQLKTWFKI from the exons ATGTCTTTTGCACGGAATTATCGTTCACAAGGAGGAACATGCCATGATGATCGGTGGACCTCTTTCAATGGAAACAATTTCAACCATAGAAACAGGAACGTGAATGTGAATAGGAGCAGCAACTACAACTACATCTGGAATCATAGCAATTTCCGTGATTTCTCCTCGGGGAAATTCAGGGACCATGTCAATGGTTATGCTAACCCTCCTACTGTTGCACCAGCttttaaaaggagaaaatttAGTGTGGATACTTGGGGAGAGTGTGGTGGGAGACACTACCCTCAGTACAATGCATATGAATGCGCTGATCAATCAACTTACAATAGTTCAGCCCCTCTGATCACAAGATCCAATGCTGAGGTCTCTACATCTACATCTATGAGTTGCAAACGTGACCGCTCAAAACTGGAAGAAGATGAGCCAGTATTTTTGTCAAAGGATGAGATTGAGAGATACTCCCCATCAAGAAAAGATGGAATTGATGCACTACGTGAAACACATCTGCGGTATTCTTATTGTGCCTTCCTTCAGAATCTTGGGCTGCGGCTGGAGTT GCCACAAACTACTATTGGCACCGCCATGGTTTTGTGCCACCGGTTTTTTGTTCGGCGATCACATGCTTGCCATGATAGATTT TTAATTGCCGTTGCTGCACTTTTTCTTGCTGCAAAGTCTGAGGAGACACCTTGTCCTTTGAACAATGTAGTGAGAGCCTCTTGTGAGATTTTCCACAAGCAGGATATTACTTTCTTGTCGTACCTGCTCCCTTTT GATTGGTTTGAACAGTACCGAGAGCGAGTGATTGAGGCTGAGCAAATGATTCTGACTACACTCAATTTTGAACTCAATGTGCAGCATCCATATGGTCCCCTTACATCTGTCCTCAACAAATTAGGTCTTTCACAAACTGTGTTGGTGAATCTGGCGCTAAACTTGGTCAGTGAAGG GAAGCAATTTGATTTGGACTATcttcttgtaaatatattatatcTGGATTTTCTCACACTAGTTCAGCTAAAGACATGGTTTAAGATTTAG
- the LOC133697963 gene encoding uncharacterized protein LOC133697963, whose amino-acid sequence MISLETVQATSRSIEPSSPRISFSADFLHDKNFIPISPNPQAEKDGEAEREKARNAEFEFLSSKMSSQTMLTADELFFEGRLLPFWQMQHSEKLNKISLKTKEAEEGEGEEMSKEEPRVWFVDEDPSPRPPKCTVLWKELLRLKKQRASSLSPSSSSSSTSSTSSSALADIVTKEEGKHGSGNREKHVKRIKKGLERTRSASIRIRPMINVPICTPVKSSALPPLFPLKKGRLER is encoded by the coding sequence ATGATCTCCCTAGAAACTGTTCAAGCAACATCTAGATCCATTGAACCTTCAAGCCCCCGAATTTCCTTCTCTGCTGATTTCCTTCATGACAAGAACTTCATTCCAATTAGTCCGAACCCACAGGCTGAGAAAGATGGAGAAGCAGAGCGAGAAAAAGCTAGAAATGCAGAATTTGAGTTCCTTTCAAGCAAAATGAGCAGCCAGACCATGCTAACAGCAGATGAGCTTTTTTTCGAAGGGAGATTACTTCCCTTCTGGCAAATGCAGCATTCTGAGAAACTCAACAAAATTAGCCTCAAAACTAAAGAAGCTgaggaaggggaaggggaggaGATGAGCAAAGAAGAGCCAAGGGTTTGGTTTGTTGATGAAGACCCATCTCCAAGGCCACCAAAGTGCACTGTTCTGTGGAAAGAGCTGCTACGGCTAAAGAAGCAACGTGCTTCTTCTTTGTCCCCCTCTTCGTCTTCCTCTTCAACATCATCTACTTCTAGCTCGGCCCTTGCAGACATTGTTACTAAAGAAGAAGGGAAGCACGGTTCTGGGAATAGAGAGAAGCATGTGAAGAGGATAAAGAAAGGACTGGAGAGAACAAGATCAGCCAGTATCAGAATAAGGCCAATGATAAATGTCCCAATTTGCACACCGGTGAAGAGCAGTGCATTGCCGCCTTTGTTTCCCCTTAAGAAAGGGAGGCTAGAAAGGTGA
- the LOC133697852 gene encoding probable membrane-associated kinase regulator 1, with product MGKRSEKVSTRSSQTLPPSPSHSFSSSSSSDFEFTISLSPRKSSTTLCPADELFYKGQLLPLHLSPRISMVRTLLLASSSTSSSSDTTTTTSRDSTGSSNDSTSSFTSDMVLLGDCDSSRPSSVTEDDEFRRLNNNHPHFQNDVHLSSQINKKGSNKYFSLSRFSSVFKKENKSRENDNVPGSSVKRISVTAKEVIRKYFKKVKPLYEKLSQKQQQKMGGHVHSILPTSTAINTTVTLSTKLERSMKDIDDVISGKDARKESTANTGVFSHSFSGNLRYPRRRSCISSCPSSMRSSPSHSGVLSKNGFMGGSAGPTSRIAASAGGGMCYGDASSMEELQSAIQGAIAHCKNSMMQNKTMINNEI from the coding sequence ATGGGGAAGAGAAGCGAGAAAGTTTCGACAAGATCGTCTCAAACTCTACCACCGTCACCCTCACattctttctcttcctcttcctcctcaGACTTTGAGTTCACAATCTCTTTATCTCCACGCAAATCCTCAACAACTCTTTGCCCAGCTGATGAGCTCTTCTACAAGGGCCAGCTCttgcctctccatctctctcCACGCATCTCCATGGTCCGTACTCTTCTCTTAGCTTCATCAAGCACCTCTTCCTCCTCtgacaccaccaccaccacctcccgTGACTCCACTGGCAGCTCCAATGACTCTACTTCTTCCTTTACGAGTGATATGGTCTTGCTAGGAGATTGTGACTCGTCAAGACCTAGTTCAGTCACTGAAGATGATGAGTTCAGGAGGCTTAATAACAACCACCCTCATTTTCAAAACGATGTTCACCTGAGTTCACAGATCAATAAGAAGGGTAGCAATAAGTACTTCTCTCTATCAAGATTCTCTTCTGTTTTCAAGAAAGAGAACAAGAGCCGTGAAAATGATAACGTACCCGGTTCTTCAGTAAAAAGAATAAGCGTTACAGCAAAAGAGGTTATAAGGAAGTACTTCAAGAAAGTGAAGCCATTGTATGAGAAACTATCTCAGAAACAACAGCAAAAAATGGGAGGCCATGTGCATTCAATATTGCCGACATCAACAGCAATTAATACAACTGTCACTCTGTCAACGAAATTGGAGAGATCTATGAAAGATATTGATGATGTGATCTCTGGCAAGGATGCGAGAAAGGAAAGTACTGCTAATACTGGAGTATTCTCTCACTCTTTCTCGGGAAATTTGAGGTACCCAAGAAGGAGAAGCTGCATTTCTAGCTGTCCATCCTCCATGCGGTCATCTCCTAGTCACTCTGGTGTGCTTAGTAAAAACGGGTTCATGGGTGGTTCAGCTGGTCCAACAAGCAGGATTGCTGCATCTGCAGGTGGTGGCATGTGCTACGGAGACGCATCATCCATGGAGGAGCTGCAGAGTGCTATACAAGGTGCGATTGCTCATTGCAAGAACTCCATGATGCAAAACAAGACCATGATCAATAATGAAATCTAA
- the LOC133697412 gene encoding cyclin-T1-4-like isoform X1, producing MTHMGVVSWVVFLCSAIKWHLEQFWYSISNPAEFLAKYSSWVCCFCGGLRSSLWLQFKPHHIAAGAAYLAAKLLNFDLAFYQNIWQEFETTPAILQDVSEQLMELF from the exons ATGACTCACATGGGTGTGGTGAGCTGGGTTGTCTTTTTATGCTCAGCTATCAAATGGCACCTGGAACAG TTTTGGTACTCTATCAGCAATCCTGCAGAGTTTCTTGCAAAATATTCTTCCTGGGTTTGCTGCTTTTGTGGTGG gCTTCGGAGTTCCTTATGGCTTCAGTTTAAGCCCCATCACATTGCTGCTGGTGCTGCCTATCTAGCTGCCAAGCTTCTAAATTTTGATCTTGCTTTTTACCAGAATATCTGGCAGGAGTTTGAAACAACACCAGCGATTCTCCAAG ATGTATCGGAGCAGCTGATGGAGCTCTTCTAG
- the LOC133697962 gene encoding putative leucine-rich repeat receptor-like serine/threonine-protein kinase At2g14440 produces MPPPSLIILISLFSVLSLSSSQPPPLLRTLIDCGATVPSTINGLQWIPDTGYITSGTSKNLTIPVLDRTLSTVRSFPLQNNLHRKFCYVVSVFRGAKYMIRSTYFYGGINGNDPLPVFDQIVDGTLWRVVNTTEDYSDGMASYYEGVFLARGKTMSFCIAANSYTESDPFISALEFVILGNSLYNSTDFKQVGLSLVARHSFGHNESIRYPDDQFDRVWEPFGEPVIPPSKNVSVSGIWNLPPSKIFETEFPMGRSSLRELRWPPVPLSNSMYYIALYFADDHNSSTGGSRMIDVSINGVPYYKNLSVTPAGAVVFATKWPLSGPTTVALSPATGSSVDPLINGGEVFEVIALGERTLTRDVIALEALKSSLQNAPLDWNGDPCMPLQYSWTGITCSEGPRIRVVTLNLTGMGLSGSLPPSIARLTALADIWLGNNTLSGSIPDLSSLKMLETLHLEDNRFTGEIPLSLGNIKGLRELFLQNNNLTGQIPNNLVKPGLNLRTSGNQFLAPPPS; encoded by the exons ATGCCCCCTCCGTCTCTCATCAtcttgatttctcttttttctgtCCTCTCCCTATCTTCCTCCCAACCTCCGCCTCTTCTCC gcACTTTAATTGATTGCGGTGCTACTGTGCCGTCAACTATCAACGGTCTTCAATGGATCCCAGACACCGGCTACATCACCAGTGGGACCTCAAAGAACCTAACAATCCCAGTCCTCGATCGCACTCTCTCCACGGTCCGATCATTTCCTCTACAAAACAATCTCCACCGCAAATTCTGCTACGTGGTCAGCGTTTTCCGCGGAGCAAAATACATGATCAGGTCAACTTACTTCTACGGAGGAATCAACGGCAATGACCCGCTTCCTGTTTTCGATCAGATTGTTGATGGAACTCTCTGGAGGGTGGTGAATACCACAGAGGATTACAGTGACGGCATGGCGTCTTACTACGAAGGTGTTTTCTTGGCTCGAGGGAAGACAATGAGTTTCTGTATTGCTGCTAATTCGTACACGGAATCTGACCCGTTCATTTCGGCTCTGGAGTTCGTGATTTTGGGAAATTCCTTGTATAATTCGACTGATTTTAAACAGGTTGGACTCAGCTTGGTTGCCAGGCACAGTTTCGGTCACAACGAGTCTATCCG aTATCCTGATGACCAATTCGACCGGGTTTGGGAGCCATTTGGAGAACCAGTAATTCCACCTAGCAAAAACGTGTCTGTTTCTGGTATCTGGAATCTTCCTCCTTCGAAGATATTCGAAACGGAATTTCCAATGGGCCGGTCAAGTCTTCGGGAACTGAGGTGGCCTCCTGTGCCACTTTCTAATTCAATGTACTATATTGCTTTATACTTTGCAGACGATCATAATTCCTCTACAGGGGGATCGAGGATGATTGATGTAAGTATCAATGGTGTGCCGTACTATAAGAATTTGAGTGTGACGCCAGCTGGTGCTGTTGTCTTTGCTACCAAGTGGCCTCTTAGTGGTCCTACCACGGTTGCTTTGAGTCCAGCTACTGGTTCGAGCGTTGATCCATTGATTAATGGTGGAGAGGTATTTGAGGTGATTGCACTCGGAGAAAGAACACTCACAAGAGATG TGATAGCTCTGGAAGCACTGAAAAGCAGTCTCCAGAATGCTCCACTTGATTGGAACGGTGATCCCTGTATGCCGCTTCAGTATTCATGGACTGGAATTACATGCTCTGAAGGCCCCCGGATTCGCGTGGTTACTTT GAATCTGACAGGCATGGGTCTTTCAGGATCACTCCCACCAAGTATTGCCAGATTGACTGCATTGGCTGACAT CTGGCTTGGGAACAACACTTTATCAGGATCAATACCTGATTTGAGTTCACTAAAGATGCTGGAGACATT GCATTTGGAAGACAATCGATTCACTGGTGAGATCCCCTTGTCACTTGGAAACATCAAGGGTCTGCGAGAACT ATTCTTGCAGAACAATAATCTGACTGGTCAAATTCCAAATAATCTTGTGAAACCTGGGCTGAACCTTAG gacGTCTGGAAACCAGTTCTTGGCCCCACCACCCTCTTGA
- the LOC133697412 gene encoding cyclin-T1-4-like isoform X2 — translation MTSYIGKIFPFWYSISNPAEFLAKYSSWVCCFCGGLRSSLWLQFKPHHIAAGAAYLAAKLLNFDLAFYQNIWQEFETTPAILQDVSEQLMELF, via the exons ATGACGAGCTACATTGGAAAAATATTCCCT TTTTGGTACTCTATCAGCAATCCTGCAGAGTTTCTTGCAAAATATTCTTCCTGGGTTTGCTGCTTTTGTGGTGG gCTTCGGAGTTCCTTATGGCTTCAGTTTAAGCCCCATCACATTGCTGCTGGTGCTGCCTATCTAGCTGCCAAGCTTCTAAATTTTGATCTTGCTTTTTACCAGAATATCTGGCAGGAGTTTGAAACAACACCAGCGATTCTCCAAG ATGTATCGGAGCAGCTGATGGAGCTCTTCTAG